The stretch of DNA CTCATTGACCCCGGGTTGTAGGTCACTAAGACATAGGTATTACTGGCGCATGTAGCACAAATTGCTTTGAAATTTCCTCCTAAATATCCATGACAAATTTTAGCGCTTTCTACCTCTCGGACGGatagatggacagacagacaaagaAACAGACAAACGGACATGCCGGAATTATAAGGGTTGCTTGTTGACTACAGTGCCCTAAAACATATTTAACAATATCATACCTTGGTTTGAATTGAATTTTGGTTTCTTCCGTCAGAACCATGGTCAGCGAAATTTGGTTAAAATCTAGTTAATTCAGCTCTCTTGACCATTGTTTTGTAAGGGTTACTATTCAATTAACATACATCCAgatttttaaaacaatatatttattaccacgtcggtggcaaacaagtatACGATCCGTCTGATgataagcagtcaccgtagcctatggacaccTTCAACTCCAGAGGTGCTATATTGCGCATTGCCGGCCCTTTAAAAACCTTTACACTCCTTTTTATGTTTGAAGCAGTTTACATTCACGTTTCACGAAAATCGATGATTTCTCCGAAACCATAAATTTTCACTAAACATACATTGTATGGGTAAAATCGATACAGCTCTTAAAGTTCTGCGATTAATCCATACTGACAGCGCTACCGTATATTAAAGACGcatttaaataatctgtttaatgCATTCCAGATGAACCGCCAGAGTGACAACGGCGGCGCAGCCTTATACAAGGGTATGATCATGGGCATCTCCTCGTACGGCGCCAATCTTGAAGACGCGCCCCACATCGCCTTGTTCACCAACGTTTCCTACTTTTACCAGTAAGGACCTAAGGAAAAGCTACTCTTTTTAGAATCACTTCCGAGCTTTGGTTTTAAAAGCGGGAACGGAATCCTACATGACTCCATATTATGCACTTGTGGAGGCCGATTACGGCTTAACTATTTGTTAGGGTTTTGATCTTGTTATGATTATGCCTTGACGATCGCGATCACTGATTAGTGCGCGCGAAATGCACTGGGAGTAATATAATCAAGTATCTCACTAGCTTGAATCAACAGACGCAAAACAGTTGAAAAAAAGTCCTGTGGAGTTTATGCCGACAAACAGCCATTGACGTAAAAATGGTGACACGGGAATTATGGATAAATGGAGATGGATAGTATAACTAGTCGAAGAAGAGAAGCGAATCACTCGCACTTCTTAGTGCGCATGAGATGCACTGCGAAACGTGTCAAGCAGTGTGTCAAGGCCATATCATaacaaaatcaaaaaaaaaatggtgaaaTCAGAATCATATCCTTTTTGTTCAGATTGTAATTTACTCAACTCAATTATTTTCAGATGGATCAAATTGAATACTGAGAGGCTGTTGAAGAAACATTGTTCGCAAGAAGCAGGAGACGTAGTGCATAATGTGATACCAGATTACTGAACTGATGACACGTAATAAGCTTAATAAAATCTTAATAGGTCTTCGCGGTTTAGTACCTAGGCATAAGTACTGTTTGGATCGAGTTCTTCTCTGACTGGTGTTTCTGTATAATTCtgtgtaattatattttaatgaaacgCTTATTTATAACAAAAGTGATAATAATACtacatttacatattttttacatCACATCATCACAACCTCACAAGTCAGCAACAAAGAGCAAGTAaggttaaattaaataaattattattgcaCCTTTTCgttaaatactatatttacattatttatctaATTTATCTTTCGTCATACCTACTATATATaccataaaactaaactatatcTTTGGATGTTTGGATGGAGTTTAATGCTTCAGTCATCAAAACTTTTATCACATGCATTCGTTGCTAAGATAAGCCATATTTACAATGTCTAGCTGTTTTCATCTTTGTAAAATTATCATTATTTCTACTATAATTGTACGAGCACTAGAATAGAATATACGTACCCTGTCGTAGAAGGAGTTATCATTATCAGTGGAGCGGAAAGGGAGTGCAGCACGATGGCAAAGAGGCTGATCCTGTTTTAACGATTTCAGTAATACTAATTAATTACTCTTTTGATCTTGCTATGATATGACCTTAACGATCGCTCGTCGCTTATTGGTGAGCGCTAGATGCCCTGCGTGATGTGTCAAAATCTTATCATAGCAGGACCAAAACTGTAGCAATTTTTAAACCACAATTCTCCTCAAGGATTGTGTGCGCACCCCGTTGGCAAGCCACTACATGTGGTCCAAAGGTAGCTCCTTAGGCGAGCGCGCGCGCGCAGGGCTTGTGCGGCGGCGTCGCTGCATCAATGGGATCACGAACAGCATCACCCCGCTGACGGACACGAAGGCTCCGGCCCCGATGAATGTGGGCATATATGAGCCTGTCGCTTGAACGAGCCATCCTGAAAAAactataatgtcaataatacacatttcatcgttgtaagtaggtactcgtatactCTGAGTAATTAATAAAGAGCTCTCATGAAAAAAAGGACATTCGTTGGCAGAATCAAGTAAAAGATTACACGtttgtttagtatttgtttgtattttgATCACTTTTACTAACGCCGCGTAATCGCGCGTAATTTATCAACTCCCAAAAGAAATAAAGCTGTATTTCTATAATCACAACATAATTGAAGATTCACCTGCAAGAGGCGCCCCAAATAGTGACGCGATGCCTTGGAAAAACAGCAAGAGCCCAAAGGCATTAGTTAGTTTCTCCATCCCAAAAAGATCCACCAGTACCACCGACGTCAATCCCACGTATGCTCCGGACGTGAAGCCGTACATCGCCGCATACATGGCTAGACCCCAGAACTCTGTGCCCACTGCTGCTAAAGCCATACCTGCAATGAGGCgatatttattaagtaagagatatcgaaaaatgtttgaGTCAGACTACACTCACATACAGGGTCCCTACTCCTACTACATACATATCCTATACTCCCTAGTATAGGATATGTAGATctacatataagtatgtattgttACTGTCAAGTTAATGCAAACTTAGCAACTTATTAGACCTTATAAACCAACATAACAATTGACAAATACATACCACAATAGGAACAATAAGTATTATAGTGTGAAACATAAGCACTGACCCTGATAGGTTTCTAGAAGTTAAAGTTTGATGTATGAgtacatatatgtaagtatTAGGAGAGCTTTAAGTTGTTGTTAATATAAACAGTGAAGCTACAATTAGGTACATATCTACTATAGCTACATTTGGTAACATGTTGTGTTTATAGGTATAAAAGGCACAGAAATATGTTAACTACTTACTCATGCCAGCTATCGTGAGGCACACATTGTACACCATCAACCGATTCACCCAAGGTTTGTCGCTGATAAAGCCGAGAACTATCCTCCCGACTAAAGTAGACGCCCCCATTATAGAAATTAAACGTTCCGGATTTGCGATGCCCAGGTCATTGCTCATAGTCACAGTATAAACATAGGGTATATAAAATCCTATATTAGTCAAAATGTTTGATACAGAGAATAATACAAATATGGGGTCTGCCAATAGAGACACATCGAGCATTTCTGATAACGGCGATTTAGATTCTTCGTCTTTGGTTATAGTCTGAATTCTTACTGGAGATGAAGCCCGGTATTTCGTGAGGCTCGCCATACTTCCTTGATATAATACATCTGGTCTGTGCATGATGCCGCTGCCATGTCTAGAATGTGGCTGCGGCTTAGGCTCGTGAGATTTGTTCAGGGCAGGCTGCGAGAGAGTTAGTCTAGCCACATCGCCGTCTTCTGTACGTCCGTTTGCTCGAGCCATGTGCTCAGTACTTTGAGACTTATTCAGTAccgatttcttttgttttgtaaGCATCGGTTCGCTGGCCGGTGTTTTTGGCACTTCGGGTACTGGCAAGAACAGAAAGCCTAATGGAATGCAGTTTAATATAAGGGCACCTATAATGATTAATGCACCTCGCCATCCGTAGCTGGAGATTAGACCCTTTGTTAAATGCGGAAAAATAAACGTTCCAAGTCCTGAACCACACACTGCAATGCCTGAAATAGAAGAAAACAAAAAGTTTTGTCTCTAATTCAGTCTGATATGGCAAAATTAGCAGGTTAAATGAATTTAAACAT from Cydia splendana chromosome 5, ilCydSple1.2, whole genome shotgun sequence encodes:
- the LOC134790537 gene encoding monocarboxylate transporter 13-like; its protein translation is MSHEEVDSANGKGAQEPVSSRQNSASPPPPPDGGWGWIVVFASFMIHIVIDGLTYSFGVLYYEFLGYFQEGESKTAWIVSILCAITLSSGPLTSSLVNRWGCKLVTVFGGLLAAASIIASAFAGNVLTLIVTIGVGTGFGCGLIYLPAIVSVTVWFERYRSLATGIAVCGSGLGTFIFPHLTKGLISSYGWRGALIIIGALILNCIPLGFLFLPVPEVPKTPASEPMLTKQKKSVLNKSQSTEHMARANGRTEDGDVARLTLSQPALNKSHEPKPQPHSRHGSGIMHRPDVLYQGSMASLTKYRASSPVRIQTITKDEESKSPLSEMLDVSLLADPIFVLFSVSNILTNIGFYIPYVYTVTMSNDLGIANPERLISIMGASTLVGRIVLGFISDKPWVNRLMVYNVCLTIAGMSMALAAVGTEFWGLAMYAAMYGFTSGAYVGLTSVVLVDLFGMEKLTNAFGLLLFFQGIASLFGAPLAGWLVQATGSYMPTFIGAGAFVSVSGVMLFVIPLMQRRRRTSPARARSPKELPLDHM